A part of Streptomyces sp. NBC_00557 genomic DNA contains:
- a CDS encoding LLM class F420-dependent oxidoreductase, whose protein sequence is MDLRIFTEPQQGATYDTLLSVAKATEDLGFDAFFRSDHYLRMGNVDGLPGPTDAWITLAGLARETRRIRLGTLMTAGTFRLPGVLAIQVAQVDQMSGGRVELGLGAGWFEEEHRAYGIPFPKEKFARLEEQLAIITGLWATEVGKTFDFHGTYYDLTDSPALPKPAQKKVPVLIGGHGATRTPRLAAQYADEFNIPFASVEDSARQFGRVRAAAEEAGRGADALTYSNALVVCVGRDDREVARRAAAIGREVDELKANGLAGSPAEVVDKIGRYAEIGSRRIYLQILDLHDLDHLELISAQVQAQLP, encoded by the coding sequence ATGGACCTTCGAATCTTCACCGAGCCCCAGCAGGGGGCCACCTACGACACCTTGCTCTCCGTGGCGAAGGCGACCGAGGACCTCGGCTTCGACGCCTTCTTCCGGTCCGACCACTACCTCCGCATGGGCAACGTCGACGGCCTGCCCGGCCCCACGGACGCCTGGATCACCCTGGCCGGCCTGGCCCGCGAGACCCGCCGCATCCGCCTCGGCACGCTGATGACGGCCGGCACCTTCCGGCTGCCCGGCGTGCTCGCCATCCAGGTCGCCCAGGTCGACCAGATGTCCGGCGGCCGGGTGGAGCTGGGCCTCGGCGCGGGCTGGTTCGAGGAGGAGCACCGGGCGTACGGCATCCCGTTCCCGAAGGAGAAGTTCGCCCGGCTGGAGGAGCAGCTGGCGATCATCACCGGGCTGTGGGCGACCGAGGTGGGCAAGACCTTCGACTTCCACGGCACGTACTACGACCTGACCGACTCGCCCGCGCTGCCCAAGCCCGCCCAGAAGAAGGTCCCGGTGCTCATCGGCGGCCACGGCGCGACCCGTACGCCGCGGCTGGCCGCGCAGTACGCGGACGAGTTCAACATCCCCTTCGCCTCCGTCGAGGACAGCGCGCGGCAGTTCGGCCGGGTGCGGGCCGCCGCCGAGGAGGCCGGCCGCGGCGCGGACGCGCTGACGTACTCCAACGCGCTCGTGGTCTGCGTCGGCCGGGACGACCGGGAGGTCGCCCGCCGCGCCGCCGCGATCGGCCGCGAGGTGGACGAACTGAAGGCCAACGGCCTGGCCGGCTCCCCGGCCGAGGTCGTCGACAAGATCGGCCGGTACGCCGAGATCGGGTCCCGGCGGATCTATCTGCAGATCCTGGACCTCCACGACCTGGACCACCTGGAACTGATCTCCGCACAGGTCCAGGCACAGCTGCCGTAG
- a CDS encoding DUF6099 family protein: MDAIRLILSSRRALACGADAGEIMAEVWQAQALAQAIGSRLAVSGPPELRGEALGLTELAGRGCGVLDPPELDLGALRAAQLTELADARETLLCLGGLLGEVGIALVGMASSADDETTYWQCMEAIDAADESRDRVVEMLRKLAAREEALQRDETLQREEALHGDETPQGEAAVRDNGRRDSPSGALGP, from the coding sequence ATGGATGCGATACGGCTCATCCTGTCGAGCAGGCGTGCGCTGGCGTGCGGCGCCGACGCGGGCGAGATCATGGCGGAGGTCTGGCAGGCCCAGGCCCTGGCCCAGGCGATCGGCAGCCGGCTCGCCGTCTCCGGTCCGCCGGAGCTGCGCGGCGAGGCGCTCGGCCTGACCGAGCTGGCGGGCCGGGGCTGCGGAGTCCTGGACCCGCCCGAACTGGACCTGGGCGCCCTGCGCGCCGCCCAGCTCACCGAGCTGGCCGACGCCCGCGAGACCCTGCTCTGCCTCGGGGGCCTGCTCGGCGAGGTCGGCATCGCCCTGGTCGGCATGGCGAGTTCGGCCGACGACGAGACGACGTACTGGCAGTGCATGGAGGCCATCGACGCGGCCGACGAGTCCCGCGACCGCGTCGTCGAGATGCTGCGCAAGCTGGCGGCGCGGGAGGAGGCGTTACAGCGGGACGAGACGTTACAGAGGGAGGAGGCACTGCACGGGGACGAGACACCGCAGGGGGAGGCGGCGGTGCGGGACAACGGCCGCCGCGACAGCCCGTCGGGCGCCCTGGGCCCATGA